Genomic window (Drosophila ananassae strain 14024-0371.13 chromosome 3L, ASM1763931v2, whole genome shotgun sequence):
TAAAGACTAACAACGGATTGAGGGTCTCCCGGAAATTTCCGCTCTGTTCCTCCTGCTGTTTGCTGCTCGAGGGTGAGATCTCTGACCGTTCGCTGTAATTAACGACGTGTTCGGGACTATGGCAATGGGCTGGTGGCTGACGGCCCTTGTTCCGCACCTTGCGATCCAGCGGAAAGAGCTTCTCCTCAACATGCTCCCATCGTTCGGCGCAAGACCACAGCCAGTTGGCGTTCACCACCTTTATGTTGGCCTCCTTCTTCGCTGCGTTCACCTTGTAGGTGCCGGCATTTACCGCCACCAAATGCGTGGTTTCCTTTCCAATATTCCCTTGCACCTCAGCGCCCAGGCTCTTGGCTATGAAGTAGGCCCGTGACTGCTCCAGCTTCATCTGTGTGGGCACTAGGCCGGAGAACACCAGATTCTGGTTACGCAGAACTTCGCATCGGATCTTCGGGACTATGATCTTCAGGTCAGGTATCTCCATAGTCTCATCATAAATGGCATAGAAACGCTTGTGAATATTTCGTAGAATGACTTCCAAGTACAAAAGATAGTCATCAGGATCCTCTATTTCGATCTGCTTCTGCCCGTCATGCGTCACACGAATGATGGGCGTCTCCTTCGATGTGGTGGCCGCATCCACTTCCGAAGTCAAAGCGTCTTCCTCTAACTTGGTTGTGGATGACGCTTCTGCCGACGTGGCTTTTTCAACCTCGACTTTTGTGCTCTCTTTTGAGTTATCGGAGTTTGACTCGTCAATAACAACTACGTCATCCGCCTCACTAGGAGGCTTTTGAGCAGCGGATGGGCTGTCATCTATGGAAATGATTTCTTCGGCAGGACTTTTGCCATTGAGCTTGTCAATCGGCTCGTTCGAGGACTCTGTATCCACCACATCCACAGATTCCTCAGTGCCCTCATCGTCTTTGCTTGTACTTGAGACCgttttgtcatttttttcGTCCTCTTCCGATTTTTCTTCTCCGCCGGACTCTGGTTTGTCTTTTTCCTCTTTCTTCTCGGTAATTTCtaaagaattttaaaataattagagTTATAGAGCTATTTCTTCAACTATAGGATAAAGAACCCACCTTTAAAGTCAACACCCTCGCCGTCTAACTCGTGTTTGGACAAACCCGGTGGAGCATTTATATCACCCGTGTGTTGAAAGAAGTGGTACGGTTTCACCTGAATTAAATTGGAAGCCATGTTCCACACATCCTCTCGATCGTCAATAATGCACACCATGGAATCTCCGTTGGGAAACAAAGCCCTATGAGAAGAATTAAATTatgtaataaaattataataaacaattatttctACACACTTTAGGTTATCTGTTTTGCTAGTGGCATTGAAGCACTCATCTCTGGACAGAATTCGGTGCGAAAAGAACTTGCCATCCGGATCCAAAAGCTGGGCTATCATGTGAGCATAGTTCCTTGCCCCAAAGGTGCAGATGTGCAATTCGTATAGCTGGGACATGCTCTCGAGGAACTCTGCTGTTCCGGGCCGCAATCTCGTGTGGTACCATGGCGATTGAGGTCCATAAAGCTGAAAGTGGTAGATGCCCTTGATATTTTCGGGCACAGTGTCGTTGGTGGTGTGGATCACCGTCTGATCGAGATCGACGAGCAGAACCAGCTTGCGATCGGCGAGAAGGCGGCGGGTGTCATCATGTCCCAGTTTCTGGGCCAACTTTTGGGTGACCTTCAGATCAGGCATGGTGTGCACCATGGGCACCGAGGCCTCCGATGTCTGACCCTGGAAGAGAAAAGTTGAATACTCAGTTGAGGAGTGTGGCGGGTAAAGGGGGCATCTTGTTTACTCACATTCTCGTTCTGACGCAAATCGGCTCCGCAGTCCGCGCACATGTCCTTGATAACCGTGGTGTGTATGCACTCCGACAACTCCAGGATGGCATCCCTGCAGGACGAAGGGAAAAGAGGCTCAGTTCGTGTGTATACGGACACGGCTGCATAATTGCATCCCACTCATGCACCGCGCCACCCACCCACCGAAAAGCCCACCAAGCTAGGGTTGCAACAAGGACATTAAAAGTCGGATACGTATATCCGGAATTTAAATTTACGGATTATGACCCAAGGCTACATATCCCTATTAAACGGTGGCTTAAAAAGTAACTTCCCAATAAAAAATATCGTtaggaaatatttaaaaacattaaaattgaaataaattgatttaaaaggCTTTCCATTTCGCTTATTGGCCAACACGGATGCGGATATTAGGATCCGCACGCCAAGCAACCCTACCacctacatatgtatgtaaactCACCCCTTGGACACCAATTCGCCGTCTTTGCGGAGGCGCTTCTTCACCACCCCGGCGCGCTGCGACTTGTACTTCTGGATTCCGGATTCGCCCGCCTTCCGCTCTCCGGCCTTTTCGGCCCTTGGCTTCCCATCCTCGCCGACGGGCTGGTAGAGGAACAGAATTTGCGCGGCCGACACGAACTGGCCCTCGCGAACCCGCCATTTATTGATCCGCGCCCTCGTCTCCGCATCCCCCAGCAGTGCTCTCAAAACAATAATGCCGCTGCTTCCGCCTGCACTTCCAGCGCTGATTTCTCCTCCGCCGCCACCGTCATCACCCTCCAGGGCGGTTGCCACGCCCACCGGCGCTGCCTTAGGCGGCGCGCCCTCCTCGTCCGGTGTGTTCTGCATCGCTGGGCTGGCACTTTTATATACAACCAATTTGTTTAAATCTCCGTGCCTTGTTGTGTTTGCAATTTGTGTGAATTTTCTCAGGCATTCACCCAGAACGACCAATCGTCCACAGAGGAACAGCTGTTTcccgcgagattgcatccctGACACCGAAGCGGGCGGCAAAAATCTCTCACACTTTGTATTGTGTTTTGGTTGTGCACCCGGAAAATGAGCGAGACTCCTGAGAAACCCGATCTGAAGCGTTCTGCCCCTGAAAAGGATGAAGAAGCTCCAGCGGAAGAAACAGAATCAACGGAGAACGGTGAAGATGCCGAGGATGGCGGCTGGATTGGACCAATGCCGTCGGAACAAAGTGCTCCGGCACCGGCTAAGAAAAAGAAGGGTAAACAAAAGCTAAAAACAGCAAAATTCCATATCTAACTCATCCAAATCATCTCCAGTCTTGCCCTACGAGCACATCTATCTGGAAAACCTGCCCAATGCCGAAAGCTACGAGAGGAGTTACATGCATCGCGATGTGATCACGCACCTGGTGTGCACCAAATCCGATTTTGTGGTGACTGCCAGTCTGGACGGGCACATCAAGTTCTGGAAGAAAGGGGAGCTAGGCATCGAGTTTGTCAAGCACTTTCGGAGTCATCTAGGTAACATTGGTGTGGAAAGAAGGCATCACTAGATAATCAATCATTTCTAAACCATTAGTTCCCATCAAATCGCTGACCACCAATGGCAGTGGCACTCTTCTCTGTTCGGCGGCCACGGATGAGACGGCTAAGGTCTTTGATGTAGTCAACTTCGACATGATAAACATCATCCGGTTGGGCTATACCCCGCAGTGCAGTGAATGGATAAACGCTCCTGGCGATCCAGTGCAAGGATTGGCAATGTAAGTAAGGCTACAATTGTTAATATCTCTTCTAATTTAGTTCCCCTTCTGAAGATCGGATTCAGAGAGCAGCTGCATACACATATACGATGGACAAGGTGGCGGGGAAGTGCTGCACACTTTGGAGAAACTTCACTCTGCGCCGGTGGTGGCCATGTGCTTCAATGTGGCTATGGAGACTGTAATATCTGTGGACCGCAATGGGATTCTGGAGTACTGGCAGAACTCTAAGAATGACTACAAGTTCCCGCAGCGTCTGGTTAACTTTGACTCCAAGCTGGACACAGGTACTAAGCGATTATTTTAATCCATAAAGTAATTTAGTTTCTTAATGAAATTACCTTTTAGGCCTCTTTGAGTTTGCTAAGAAAAAAACGCAAGTCACAGGCCTGGCAGTTACTCCGGATGGGAAACGCTTCGCTGCCATATCCACAGATCGAAAAGTTCGGGTGTTCCAGTTCAGCACGGGAAAGATGATCCGTGTGTTCGATGAAGCCCTCACCACATACACCCAAATGCAGCAGACACAGCACGCTCTACCCAACATGGAGTTTGGCAGAAGGATGGCCGCTGAGCGGGATCTGGAGAAGACTTCCCACAACACCACTCTTAATATATTGTTTGACAGCACTGGGCACTTCCTGCTTTATCCCACAATGCTGGGAATAAAGGTGGTCAATGTGGTGACGAACCGCTGCGTTACTATTCTTGGGAAAACGGACAATATTCGTCCTTTGCAAGTGGCGTTATTCCAGGGGAGGATCAAGCGACAAAAGGCGGCTGTTACTATGGAACAGGAAGCTAGTGAAAATCCGGCCCTAcagaatattttgaatgatCCAACAGCCTTCTGCACCGCTTACAAGTAAGGCTTACAAATAATCCTTTAAgactttttaaaatttctaaatattattttccagAAAAAATCGGTTCTTTTTGTACAGTCGGAGACTGCCGTCGGACCTGCAGGACGTGGATCGTGATATATTCAATGAAAAACCATCGAAGGAGGATATTATTGCCGTGCCAGAGGCTACAGGTATAAGTCTAGATTTAATTATTAACTAACTCTCTAACCAATTTTTCCTTCCACGCTAACACAATCATTCCCAAGATGAAGGTTATTTTTACTTATATAGATATATTAATCTTTAAAGACACATTTcaaagtaaatatttaatcaaTTCTTTTAGTTGTCCAACGGATTTATGAGAACGTAGTCCTTCACACTACCAAGGGAGATGTTCACATGAAGCTGTTCTTCAAGGAAGTACCCAAAACCGTGGAAAACTTTTGTGTTCATGCGAAAAATGGGTAAGTATTACTGTTCgatgatttatttataatttccttacataattttttattattttctagaTACTATAACGGTCACATATTCCATCGAGTAATAAAGGGATTTATGGTCCAAACAGGAGATCCCACGGGGACAGGAACGGGTGGAAAGTCCATTTGGGGTAGCGATTTCAAGGACGAATTTCATCCAAGTTTGAAACACGATCGTCCCTATACGGTTAGCATGGCAAATGCTGGTCCAAACACCAATGGCAGTCAGTTCTTTATAACAGTCCTGCCCAcggtaaatattttatttaagcattgaaattcttaaatttaataatatatcatTTTAGCCTTGGCTCGACAATAAGCATACTGTCTTCGGAAGAGTTTACCGCGGCATGGAAGTTGTTCTTAACATTTGCAATTCCAAAGCGAATCCCAAGACAGACAAGCCCTATGATGACATCAAAATAATATCCATTCACTTAAGTAACTAAGCCAAGATTGTAAATaagtttaaacaaaaatttttaatttttatggatttttaaattaaattttaaataaaaattaaaaataccaGAAATATACGAAATAGTAAGGCAGTATTCTTATCATTACATTAGGTATTTTGATGTTTTCGCAAGGCCGCTCTTAAACAGCTGTTTACCCTTTGTCGGTTTTTCTTTTGTTCGCAGTGTAGTTTTTAAAAGTATAATTAAATAGATTAATTTATGCATTGAATGACCTAGGTTAAAAGGCTCTCTTCACCTCAGAATcccaaacaataaacaatCGAGCGGTATCTGTAATTGTAGGCCAATTTAGTTAACGGCACCAATTTGCTGATGATGCGGGTTCCTTCAGTATGAtaagtttttgtttacgtccgagaaaaaacaaagaaaatcgGGGAACTGACGAATCACTATAGTGCACATCGATAATCAACAAACTTCTAGGTTTGGCCTAGTTTGGAAGCCTAGTTTTAAAGTCTCAACGAGGTAAATCCTTATCTCCTTATTCTTTGGCAAAGCATTACTCACAGCTTAGCTATGCGAATGCAGTGATAATCCAAAATCGTTTTTTGTTATAGTATTGGGAATATGAGCTAAAGATTGGTGAAGTATCCAACCATGTCTCAAACCGATCCAAATGATGTACGCAGTGCGGCGCAATTAATTTTAACGAATGCCCGCCAGGGCAATAATGCCTACATGCAGTATGACATGAGTAAGTGGCTCGGTGGTAAGATTTTATCATCCttctttaaatttgatttcgttCCAGCTCGGGCACATTCCATCAACCTGATAACAGAAGACTTCTTAGCCGGATATATGCAGGATGGCCGGATGTCGGTCGTGCGTCGCTTTTTCTGCCTTTTTGTAACATTCGACTTGGTTTTTGTATCGCTGCTCTGGCTTATTTGCATTGTGGTACGTATTTCGAATgcaaaaattttttcaaacttaCAATCCTTTGATTCATTTGTATTTCAGATTGATGGAGACAATATATTTAATGCCTTCCACAAGCAAATTATGGAATACACCATTTACAAGTCACTCTTTGATGTGGTCGCCCTTGCTATCTTCCGCTTTATAATACTGATCTTTTTCTATGCCATATTGTACGTCAATCACTGGTCTATCATTGCGGTGGGTTTgaattatattaaattatattatggaAATACTAACTTGCCTCTTCTTTCAGTTCTCCACAAGTGGGTCCTGTTTGTTTCTTATATCCAAAGTGTTTGTATTCGATGTAAGTCTAATACTTCATAATATTTTGcttaaaaaaactaattttgaTTTCACTTTTCTAGTGGCTGCAAACCAAGCAACAAGTGTTCGAAGTCATCCTTATAATAGTCTCATTTATTCTGGCTTGGGGTGAAGCTTGGTTCCTAGACTGCCGGGTTATACCACAGGAGCGACATGCCCAGCATTACTTCAGATGTAAGTTTAATTCAAATGCGTATTCTAAAATTTTTTCTACACCTATTTTACTTTTTCGTTCAGCCATGACCTCAAACGATCGCACACCTTTGGTGCAGCCATCtattttgattgaaaatgaaCGACCACCTCAAAGTGTTACTGATTTTTATTCCCCGTTGGACACAGCCCATCATTCTGAcgaggaggatgaggaggTAAGATATTCATGAATGCGCATTCCTAAATCGATTAAGATTGTACAGATGTAGGGGTATAAAAACCGAGAATCTGATGCAAAATACATTAGAGTACATCCAAATGTTGTCGGTAGTAGATTGAAGTTTATTTCCTAACTTACTTATACCTTTTCATTTTCCTTTTCAGGACGAGGAATACATACAAATGGGCATGGATTGCCTACGCAAGGCGTATGAAATCATCGAGTCCAGTGAATGGAAGGTGGAAAAGGTGACTCCCAAAGGAGACACCATCCACAGTACACACCGGGATAAGATAGGGAAACTTTACAAATTAACTGTGAGTTGTTAGGTCGCAAGTCGCCTAGCATTTAAtattgttttaataatttattccACCAAAAAGGCACGCATCAAGTATCCTGCTAAAGCTCTGATGGAAGATTTATTCTATCGTATTGAAGACTGTCCCAAGTGGAATCCTGCCCTACTGGAATCGAAGATTGTGCGAGTAAGTGCTAAATTTACTTGATATACAGGAAACAATTTTatgctttttgtgtttttttcagAAAATCAACTCTTACACCGACATTACCTACCAGGTGTCTattggcggtggtggtggcatTGTGAAGAGCCGTGATTTTGTGAATTTAAGGTGCTGGCGTCTGTTTTATAATGGTAAAATCTGCAATGACGACGAGGCCGCTCAACTAAGCAGCGACGATGACGATAATAGCATTCTAAATCGTTCGTGTGAAGGCAGTGTAAGCACAATTTCCGACGGCGAGTCCAATACACCATTGCCAGGCAGTGTATCAAGCTGCAGAGCAAAGTTTCCCAGTTCATCTGTGGAGGCACCCCCTACCTTTGATACTCTGGGTCAAAGTTTGGGGGCCAAGAGCTTGGGTCCCATTATAAACTTTGATAATGAACCGCCACCGTTGGATCAAGATGAGTTTGAGGACGCCAAAGATAAGTTGGACGCCGAGGTAGACATGACAACCAAACCCAAGTTACCTAGCGTGGGCACGACGAAGGATAAGGTGTGGGTCAGCTCAGCGAGCAGTGTTCAATATGATAGATTCAAGCCCGCATCAAAACATACCAGGTAGTTAACAGATGGCATTCCCACTTATTTCTTTGTTAATAAACTCGTGCATTTTCAGAGGCGAGAATATTGTCACGGGTTTTGCTTTTCGCGAAATTGTTGGCAAGCCGGATAACTGCATTGTGGAATGGGTGCTTTGCCTGGATCTTAAAGGCTATATTCCGCGATACGTTATAGATGCAGTGAGTACATAAAATACTTGTTTGGatacaaaatataaacaagaaactaatattttccCAGGCTCTCACCTCCTCCATGACGGAATACATAACCAATCTGCGCAAGCATGTTAATGAACTGAGGCAATTGGGACGCAGTCGATCTTCAAGGACTCATTAGCTAATCCTGCGCCATATTTATAAAACTGTATTCTAATTTTAATCAGATTGTATCTCAAGAGTGTCCTTTAATCAGCCGGTTAGACTTAAGATTATCGAGAAAGTTGCAAAGCAGGACAGACAAGTTCATTGCTGTTAGTTTATTGagtattttatgtttatatatggCATAAGTTCTATGTTCGTATATGCACGGCTTACACtataaaatttatacatgACTTTTCTAACGTCCCGTGTTTCCCCCAATATTTAGTCGCAGGGGCAGGCGCGACATCTGCCCCCCATCTGTAGCTGGTGGATTTGTCGTAGGCTTGAGATCAGTTCTTGGAGGCGTAGTTGCAGTCGAAGGGCGTGATCCTATTTACTGTCGTTCTGGGGAAACCACATTGGACACGCCTCCATGGCCACTTCGCATACGGCGCTCATCTTGGCGCTATCATAGTCTGAAGGGGGATTCTCGTAATCTTTGGATAGCAAAAAAATGTACAGGTCTTACCCAAACTGTTCCGCTTGCCGAAGATGCTGCCATTGAAGGGGGGCTTTCGGTAGGCCGCCTCACTGGAGCCTAGGAGAATAGCAGCCACCAGGATGGTCACCAGCAGGAGTGTCACTGTGAATCGCAGAGCCATCTTACAATCTTCGGTCAGCGTTATGGGCAGTGGATTATGGATGGTCTGAGCGCCTGGAGCGAGTGAATGCTTCTGTGGTCATTGAAGCAAACGCCACAACTTTTATACCCCAATTCGAACCAAGCGGACACAAGGATGTAATTGAGTTACGGACTTAATTGAAAACAAGATTGCTTTGGGACTAGTACGTTCGGAACCATAAAATGTAATTGGAAGCTACTTATTTACACTAATTTCTTAGCTACGTATACAGTCAAGAGCTGGCAGGACTTAGGATTCAGGTCTTTGCATTCCATTCAAGCACCTTGTTGAACTCCTTCTCGCCAAAACCGATTGCCGCCGATTGTTCCATGCAGGAGGACTGGCGCTTCAGGTTGTCGATCATGTAGAGCTGCTTCTTGTAGGCATTAAGCAGCTCGGCCCGATGCCGCTTAAGCGTCTGGATACGGCTATCCCGATTTTTTAGCTCCTTTCGATGTGTCTCCACCTGTTCGCGATGCTCCTCGCGCAGCTGGGCAAGAGTCTTGCGGGCGACTTCGGCCTCCTCTTGGGCGCGGGACAGACGGTTCTCCAGATTGATGTTCGTCTGCCTGGCCACCTTGGCATCGCGCTTAAGCTGCTCCAGCTCCCGTTGCTGGGTGATGAACTCCTGCTGGCGCTCCTTTTGACGTCGCGTCAAATCGTCGCAAGCTCGCTCGGAACGAACTAGCTGCTCGGATAGGTGTTTGTTGGAGCAAGCAGTTTGATCGCGCTGGTTTTCAGACTTTCGCTGCCCTTCCAGTGCCATCTCGAGCTGCTCCTTTTGGCGGGCCAGCTCGCCAGAGTGCTGGGCATGGTCCTCCTCCAGAATAGCCACCTTGGCTTTAAGGAACCTGAAAAAAGAGCCGTATCTGAAAGACaatcaattaaataattcagtTTCTTCACACATACTTGATGTAGTTATCTTGGGTGAGCTGTTTTTTGGCCAGTCCATTGACGACGGTGGTGCTTTCCCGCTTCTGGATAATCTCCACCGGAGGGGAGGAGTCATTCTTATTGCCCTCGTTCGCGTCGTTCCGCAGGAGCATGTCAAGTGAAGGACTTTCACTAAAGTGGGGATTCCGATATTTGACATAGGTAGCTGTCTTACTGTTCGTATCCCGCGTGAAGGTGCCATTCTTAGACGTATAACGAGCTATTGGCGAAGATGGAGCTCCCATGGATTTGGTCTGCTTCCAGTCGGGAGTTCTGGACTTGGTCAGCAGATTCCTCTCGGGCAACGGAGATGTGGCAGCAGCGTGAGCCGTGGCGGCTCCACAGGCGGGCGGACTTTTCGGCTTTGTCTTAAGCTGAGATCCACCTGTATTATGATTACCTCCTTTTTTCCGGAGTAATGTGCTTGGCCCCTTCTGCTTCTGGAATGTGGCGTATCGCGGCACAGCCACTCCGGTCGTGGTAGCCGGTGCTATCTTTCCAGGGAACATGGCATCAGCGGCGGAACTTAGGGTCAGCAAATTAAGCTCTTGGTTAATTTTGAAGAGTTCCTTCTCGCGGGATAAAAGCTCAGCCATTGGTATGGGTTAATGTTTGGAATTTCGTTCGGATTTGCCTTCTTCGATTCCCGGATTAACGTCCTGTATCTATTATATTTCTGATTTGCTAAAATGCCTAGACAATCTACACACATTGAATTTTTCCCAGTTTTGGATTTGATTTGCACTTGAAGACGAATATACGTTTAGACTCGAAACACGAAGTATATCTGATTTAAAACAATTGTTAGTCCTGGAGTATATAAATAGTGACAGTTACCCCTGGCTACCCCTGGTGGGAGTAATTGCTTCAGTGCTCCCCGGCCGACACTTCTGGGAATCGTTTGTGTCCTGGACGCATCGTGCATGTCCTGTTGCAGTTTTGGGGTGGTTTTTCGGTTTGTTCGATTATATGTTATGTTAGCCCCCCAACTAGACGACTGTTGCTTGGATTTGGCCATGGAACTTTTTTGGTCTGGAGGCACTGAGTATATCATTCTTTGTCATTGAAAGTGTGGGCGCTATAACTCACTCAACAAACGCAGAAACCGTGTGGGCTATGCGGAAATTGTATAGAATTGTTATGATGTAATGAGGTATTTTTGGATATTTCTAGGAGGGACAAATCTTTATTAAAAGTTTCTTATATTCTTGAAGATTATCATATCTAAAAGACAGCTAAATACTTTTCATAGtttctaaaaaaatagaaatgttTACCAGACAGAATATTAGTTTAAGAATGGTTCTTCTCTCCTTCAAAGAATTCCTCCACGTTTCATAAGAATAACTCTTACATTTGTTGAACTCTTTTGAAGATCGACAAAAAAGAACACGCCTAATACTCATAAATATTGATATAACTAAAAGTACAAACAAAAAGACTCTGAAATGTCCAAGAAGAGGACTCAAAGTCGAGACCCTTTCCAGGTGACACTGCTACCTGTACTGGTACCTGTTAGGGTGCTGGGGTCACAGAATGTAAATGCAAGTTCAAGATTTATGCGTGACAGAagtaaaacaaaagaaaatgaaacatTTGTCCCACAGCCCGAAAGTCAAGCCGTTGAGGCAATCAGCCTTAGTAGCTGCGTCTATATATGCCGTCATCAAGGTGTTCTGGTGACAGCCCACACATTTGGCCATAATTGCAGCGAATGTCTTGACAAGTTATGAGCAGAATCTGGCCACCAGTTCCGAGAGTATAGATGTAAAGCATATAGAGgtataattaaatgttttttatgtctacttatttttaaaagtttcaaaactttattaaatataaacctATATTTTAAAGCTCTTtgtctttaatattttatgtattttttatattccatTCAAAGTACTATTTCTCAAAGTGTAGTATAGGGCCCTAGAGACATGGGATGACCACAGCCCATACCCCTAATTATACCGCACTCATTAGAAAGACAATCCCGGCCCGTAGGTGTAGGAAAGGAAGCCACCGGAGCGTGGCCCTCAGTCGCAACTATTTTAGTTCCAAACTACTGTAAGTAAGTATATCTATCAAGTGCAACTCGACTGGTCGCAGCTGGGTGTTGCTGCTGAAAAGCTGCCAACAACACCAAGTCTcgagtcaaaaaaaaaaatataatacaaaatattgaagcAGGAGTATAGTAGAGAGTAATTTTTAAGAGCAAGTTCAGAGAATTGCTGCCGTCTTGCCAATTACTCCGAAACCGCCATGCGACGCCACTCCGAATCTTGGCAAGACCGGTTGTTGGCCAGACGTCTTGACTATTTTACTCGGAGTGCGAGCACTAGGCTTCGCTTTCGGGCTCTGACAGTCTTGGCCAGGTTGGTGTGCGAGACACAACCATATCGCTAACGAAAGCGGATCGCACGACAGATCCGACCCGCTCCGCTCCGCTTCGATTCGATTTCGAtccgattcgattcgatttgaTTCGTAAACATATTCGAGTGCGTGTTAGATTTTAGAGTGAATTAGAATTTAAGAGTCCGTTTACCCTGTTATAATTGGATCGTGCTAACGAATTGGAAACGGCATTGCCTtggttaaaaagattttttgatttggtttttgagattttggaaaaaagCTTAGTTgcggctgttgctgttgtgtgtttttgatattttttcgtGTTTTCTGATTGTTGTTGCCCTTGGGAAATGATTAAGCTCGACGGGTGGTTGAACCGAAACAGCAAAATACGTGCTGAATGATTTGTGAATCTTTTGAATATTTCGCGTTGTTTTCTTCGTAGTGTAGGGGAAGTGTAAAAGTGTCGGAAAGTTTGTTGCTTCAGT
Coding sequences:
- the LOC6494104 gene encoding testis-expressed protein 9, which gives rise to MAELLSREKELFKINQELNLLTLSSAADAMFPGKIAPATTTGVAVPRYATFQKQKGPSTLLRKKGGNHNTGGSQLKTKPKSPPACGAATAHAAATSPLPERNLLTKSRTPDWKQTKSMGAPSSPIARYTSKNGTFTRDTNSKTATYVKYRNPHFSESPSLDMLLRNDANEGNKNDSSPPVEIIQKRESTTVVNGLAKKQLTQDNYIKFLKAKVAILEEDHAQHSGELARQKEQLEMALEGQRKSENQRDQTACSNKHLSEQLVRSERACDDLTRRQKERQQEFITQQRELEQLKRDAKVARQTNINLENRLSRAQEEAEVARKTLAQLREEHREQVETHRKELKNRDSRIQTLKRHRAELLNAYKKQLYMIDNLKRQSSCMEQSAAIGFGEKEFNKVLEWNAKT
- the LOC6494105 gene encoding neuropeptide SIFamide, with amino-acid sequence MALRFTVTLLLVTILVAAILLGSSEAAYRKPPFNGSIFGKRNSLDYDSAKMSAVCEVAMEACPMWFPQNDSK